DNA from Sulfurimonas gotlandica GD1:
TTCTACTTATTGCATCTCTGTTTTTTAGTGCTGTTGCTTATGCACATGGCATCTCAGAAGCAGATAAGCAGGCGATGATAGATGGCGGAAACCTTCGCTACATCTGGCTTGGCGCCACACATATGTTGAGTGGATATGATCACTTGCTATTTCTATTTGGAGTTGTCTTTTTTCTGACAACTACAAAGGATATTATTAAGTTTGTGACCATATTTACAATCGGACACAGTATTACGCTAATATTTGCTACCTTTATGGGTATTAATGCAAATTACTATCTTATAGATGCAGTTATTGCGATTAGTGTTATTTATAAAGCATTTGACAACAACAAAGGCTTTGGAAACTATCTTGGGGTTAAGTCTCCAAACTTACTGGTTATGGTTCTTTTATTTGGACTTATACATGGTTTTGGACTATCGACAAGACTGCAACAGTTGCCATTAGGTGAGCAAAACTGGGATATGTTACTAAGAATTATCTCATTTAACGTAGGTGTTGAGCTGGGACAGATTATTGCTCTGATCTTTATGCTGGTAGTACTTACACAGTGGAGAAAGAGAAAATCTTTCCTTAGACTTAGTAAAGTTACAAACCATGCTCTAATGTTTGCAGGTTTTATGCTTTTACTTATGCAACTACACGGTTACCTTCATACAACAAATGAAGAGGAATTTGGATTTAACAAGGATGCTCACCAGCATATTCATATGGATATGGAAGCTAAACAAAAAGAGTATATTTACGACTCACTATAAAAGGATAAAAATGAAAAGATTAATAAAAACAGCATTAGTTACAGCATTTGTAGCATCTACATCACTATTTGCAGGTTCAGGACACTCACATGGCGAGCATGGACATTCTCACGCACATGAGCAAGCAGCAGTTAGTGAAGCTGATATAAAAGATATTGCAAAACAAAAAGTAAACACTCTGGTAAAACAAAAAAAAATAGCTAAAAGTTGGGTAAATAGTCCTGTAGATAAGATGGAACTGGCTAAAGTCAACTACAAAAAAGATTGGGTAGTTAGTTTTAAAAACACTAAGATAGCAAAGGAAAATAGACAGACACTATATGTGTTTGTAAATAGAAATGGTATGGTAAAAGGTGCTAACTACACAGGTAAATAAATACAAAAGCAGTCTACAGCCCTTGTAGGCTGTTCTCTCTTGCGCTATACTCTCACAACTAATAAGTATAACTACCTCAAGGAAGATTATGGCTGCAAATGCAACTATCTACAAAGCCTCACTTAATATCGCTAATATGGATTGTCATTACTACGGTGAGCACAACCTTACTCTAGCTCAACATCCTTCTGAAAATGATTTTCGTTTGATGATTCGCTTGGTAGCTTTTGCTCTTAATGCTGATGAACATTTGGTTTTTTGTAAAGGAATTGCTCAAGATGATGAACCTGATTTGTGGAAAAAGGCTTTAGATGGAGAGATTAAACTCTGGATTGATTTAGGTCAGCCTGATGAGAAACGGATTAAAAAAGCTTGTGGTCGTTCTGAGAAAGTAATCATCTATACTTATCAGGAAGGAAGTGCATCTGCATGGTGGAAACAGTCTCAGAAACTTCTAAATCGTTTTAAAAACCTCTCTGTAGTTTATCTAAACATTGATGGTGACATAGAGATGTTAACAAAAAGAGCAATGACTCTCTCATGCAATATGAGTGATGAAGAACTTACTGTTCTTGACGATGAAAACAGTGTAATAATTACACAAGAGAGATGGAAAGAGGCATAGAAAAGTTTTAAGATAGATGTAAAACAATTTAATTATTATGTGAGTGTGCTATAATAATTTATTATGAAAAAAACAATCACTTTTTTAGCAAACCTTGGCTTCTGGCCGTTTGTAATCGGATTTACTGTTTTAGCTATTATTTTTTCAGAAATAATGGCGATTATTCAAAGTTATTGGCTGACGGGTGAGTTTTTTGATACAAATCTTTTAACGATAAGTTTTATAACTCCTGCGATTGTTGGATTTATTATTTTCGTTTTGATGGCTTATTTAATATCCCATCTTAAGAATTTAGAAGATTCAAAAGATGAAATTCTATTTCTTCAAAAAGAGACTAAGGATAAACTTCACATTGAAAAAGAACGTGCACGTCAGTACCTTGATATTACCGGGACAATGATTGTAGCACTAGATAGAGATGCTAATGTTGTTTTAGCAAACAAAGAAACATGTAAAGCGCTTGGATATAAATCAGAAAATGATTTACTAGGGAAAAACTGGTTTAAGGAATCTCTACCGGATTCAGTATATGAAACAGTTAAGGAACTTTTTCAAGATATTATTGGTGGAAACATCATGCCTTATAAAACATACGAAAATGAACTTCTTTTTATTGATGGAAAAAGCAGGCTAATAGAGTGGAATAATGAGCATATCAAAGACATAAATGGAAATATAATAGGTGTACTCTCTTCAGGAAGGGATATCACAGAGTCTAGAAAAGATGAAGAGAAACTTAAAAAAAGTGAAAGTTATCAACGCGCACTCTTGGATAGCTTCCCTTTTCTTGTCTGGTTAAAAGATACTCAGAGTAATTTTTTAGCTGTAAACAAATCTTTCGCCAAAGCAGCCGGACTTGATGACTCATCAAAGCTTATCGGTAAAAATGATCTAGATTTTTTCCCAAAAGATTTGGCAGATGCTTATCGTGCTGATGATAAAGCAGTTATGGGTACATTGAAAAAGAAAGAGCTAGAGGAACTCATCGAATATGATGGTGAGAGAAAATGGTTTGAAACATATAAAGCTCCTATTTTGAATAAAGAGGGACATCTCTTTGGCACGGTAGGCTTTGCACGAGATACTACTGAATATAAGCAGAACAAAGACAGACTGAAACTATCCGCAAGTGTATTTACATACTCACATGAAGGAATTGTTATCACAGATGTTGATAATAATATCGTTGATGTAAATGAAGCATTTATGTCAATAACAGGATACTCTAAAGTTGAAGTGCTTGGTAAGAATCCAAAAATCTTTCAATCCGGGCGTAATGATGATGACTTCTATAAAAAAATGTGGAAGTGCCTTATGCAAGATGGTTCTTGGCAAGGTGAATTGTGGAATAAAAATAAAGCCGGAGAAGAGTATGCTGAGCACTTGACGATTAGTGCTGTTTATGATGATAATCAAAAAGTTCAAAACTATGTTGCCATTTTTACGGATATTACAGAGCAAAAAGCTCAGCAGGAACGACTCGAACATATGGCTCATTATGATATGTTAACAAATCTGCCAAACCGTGTTTTATTTTCTGACAGAATGCATCAAGCGATAGCACAAACTGCTAGAAGAGAACAAAAAATAGCTGTTGCATATATCGACCTTGATGGCTTTAAAGAGGTAAATGATAGATATGGACATGATGTTGGAGACAAACTACTTATACTCTTAGCGGAGCGTATGAGTAATCTGCTTCGTGAAGGTGATAGCATCTCTCGTGTCGGTGGAGATGAGTTTGTTGCTCTTTTGATTGATATTTCAGATAAAGAATCTGTTATATCCTTTTTGAAACGTCTGCTTGAAGTCACATCACAAGCAGTTGAGATTGATGATTTATCTCTGAATGTTTCAGCGAGTATAGGAGTTACATTTTACCCACAAAAAGAACTCTTAGATGTTGACCAAATCATAAGACAAGCGGACCAGGCTATGTACAGAGCAAAGCTCTCTGGTAAAAATTGCTATAATATTTTTGATTTACAAGATTATTTTATAGATGCGTAAAGGAAAAATATAATGCAATATCCAAAGTTTGTAAGTAATAGTAACTTTTACCATATGGACAATTCTAAGAGTGATTTGCAACAGCTAGTGGCTATAGCTGAGAACTTAAAAGCTGTGCATCTCCTTACCGCAAAACATTATGATAGTTTTGAACAGCTCATAGCTGACTATCTAAAAAGCGGCATCGAGATATTTCAGATGCAAACAGGAATAGTAAGCCATATCTCTGAAGATAAAAAATATACTGTCAAAGATGTTGTAACTGATCTTGAGGTTATACACCCAGGTGATGAGTATGAACTTGAAGGTACTTACTGTCGTGAAGTTTATCAAACAGGTGAGACTATTGGTTTTCCTCGTGTGGCAGATATAAAAGAGTTAAAAGATCATCCTGTATATGTAAATCTAAAGCTTGAGGCATATCTCTCGGCTCCAATATTTGTAAATGATGAACTATATGGAACTTTGAATTTTACATCTTTGATTCCTAGAGAACACGGCTTTTCAGAACATGAAAATGATCTTATATCTATGATGGCTGCATCTATCGGTAACTTCATACTTTTACAAGAAAAAGAAGAGAAACTAAAGAAGAAAAATATACGCATTAGTGAGCTTATAGGTTATGTTTCTCATGACTTGAGAAATCCTCTTGGAAGTATCAATGGGCTCTCAAAGATTGCATTATCAAGAGAGTTAAGTCAAGAAAAAATAAAATCTTTTTTTGAGAGTATTGAGAATACGAGTGCTAGAGGCTTAGAACTTGTAAACACTATTTTAAATCAGGCCGCTTTGAGTTCCGGAAAAATAACTCTTGAGAAAAGTAACTTTAACCTTTTGAATTTTATCAATGATATTTTAGATGCTTTTTCTCTGTTGATTAAAGAGAGGAAATTAAACATTGTTTTAGAGATAGATAGCGACTTAATAGTTTACTCCGATAAAGCAAGAATATCTCAAGTCTTTCATAACTTACTAATTAATGCCTTTAAATACTCTGCATCTGACAGTGAGATAAAAGTCAATTGTTATAAAGAAGATAGCCATATCAGATGCTATATTTCAAACATCAAAAGCAGTGATGGAGTCGATAGTTTGGATGATGGTATTTATAAATCTATAGGATATGGACTACATATTGTAGAAGATATTTTACAGCTTCATGGCACAGAGTTAAAAATAAGTCAAGATGAGAAAAATTATAGTGTATCTTTTGATTTAGAACCTTCTTAATCCAAAAAGTTGCTTCTATTGCGTCCGGAATTTTTGGATTTGTATAATGCTTGATCGGCTCTTTGAACAATAGAATTAATATCATCATTATCTTTGTTTAGTGTAACACCAATACTTACAGTTTTTGTGCCAACAGTTTTAAAGTTGTGTCCTTCTACTTTTTTGCGTATATGTTCAGCCAAAGTCATTAAACCATCTTTATCTACTTCCAAAGAGATGATGATAAACTCTTCTCCACCCCATCTAATAAGTGTGTCAGTTGAGCGTGTATACTTTTTTAAGATATTTGTAAACTCTACTAAAACATCATCTCCTACCAAGTGACCATATGTATCGTTGACATTTTTAAAATAGTCTATATCAAGCATCATTAATCCAAAAGAGTGCCCGTATCTCTTAGATTTTTCTAACTCATCTTTAACAACTTTATCAGACATTGTACGATTGTAAAGACCTGTAAGCTTATCGGTTATCGCAATTTTTTCAAGTTCTTCTTTTTTTAAAAAGATTGTTTTTTGTGATGATTCTAAAAGGTATCCACTTAAAATACCAAAAGAAAGAGCAGCTATCATCCAAAAACTATGCAATACAAAGGCTTCTGTATTCATTGGATAGATCAGATAAGCGCTAAGTGTTGCACTGATATATATAAGTAATCCGCTAAGAAGTGCATGAATAAATTTTAAGCCAGAGACAGTAAAAACCCAAAATATTATGAGGTAAAGCTCAGTCTGATAAGTTGTATATCCTTCAAATTCCGAGACTATTAGCATATTGCCAATAGCCGCTACTATTGGGGCTATTATTAGTAAAAAAGTCATTAAGAAGTAACGTATTTTAAAATATGCTAGTAGAGCTATGAGAATTAGTATAGATGGAACTAAGTAAACATGGACTAGTGTTGCCAAAGGTAAAATATCAGCAGGAATAAAAGACCTTGTTATATATGCAAAGATTAA
Protein-coding regions in this window:
- a CDS encoding HupE/UreJ family protein → MKIFFLLIASLFFSAVAYAHGISEADKQAMIDGGNLRYIWLGATHMLSGYDHLLFLFGVVFFLTTTKDIIKFVTIFTIGHSITLIFATFMGINANYYLIDAVIAISVIYKAFDNNKGFGNYLGVKSPNLLVMVLLFGLIHGFGLSTRLQQLPLGEQNWDMLLRIISFNVGVELGQIIALIFMLVVLTQWRKRKSFLRLSKVTNHALMFAGFMLLLMQLHGYLHTTNEEEFGFNKDAHQHIHMDMEAKQKEYIYDSL
- a CDS encoding DUF6488 family protein, coding for MKRLIKTALVTAFVASTSLFAGSGHSHGEHGHSHAHEQAAVSEADIKDIAKQKVNTLVKQKKIAKSWVNSPVDKMELAKVNYKKDWVVSFKNTKIAKENRQTLYVFVNRNGMVKGANYTGK
- a CDS encoding YaeQ family protein is translated as MAANATIYKASLNIANMDCHYYGEHNLTLAQHPSENDFRLMIRLVAFALNADEHLVFCKGIAQDDEPDLWKKALDGEIKLWIDLGQPDEKRIKKACGRSEKVIIYTYQEGSASAWWKQSQKLLNRFKNLSVVYLNIDGDIEMLTKRAMTLSCNMSDEELTVLDDENSVIITQERWKEA
- a CDS encoding PAS domain S-box protein, translated to MKKTITFLANLGFWPFVIGFTVLAIIFSEIMAIIQSYWLTGEFFDTNLLTISFITPAIVGFIIFVLMAYLISHLKNLEDSKDEILFLQKETKDKLHIEKERARQYLDITGTMIVALDRDANVVLANKETCKALGYKSENDLLGKNWFKESLPDSVYETVKELFQDIIGGNIMPYKTYENELLFIDGKSRLIEWNNEHIKDINGNIIGVLSSGRDITESRKDEEKLKKSESYQRALLDSFPFLVWLKDTQSNFLAVNKSFAKAAGLDDSSKLIGKNDLDFFPKDLADAYRADDKAVMGTLKKKELEELIEYDGERKWFETYKAPILNKEGHLFGTVGFARDTTEYKQNKDRLKLSASVFTYSHEGIVITDVDNNIVDVNEAFMSITGYSKVEVLGKNPKIFQSGRNDDDFYKKMWKCLMQDGSWQGELWNKNKAGEEYAEHLTISAVYDDNQKVQNYVAIFTDITEQKAQQERLEHMAHYDMLTNLPNRVLFSDRMHQAIAQTARREQKIAVAYIDLDGFKEVNDRYGHDVGDKLLILLAERMSNLLREGDSISRVGGDEFVALLIDISDKESVISFLKRLLEVTSQAVEIDDLSLNVSASIGVTFYPQKELLDVDQIIRQADQAMYRAKLSGKNCYNIFDLQDYFIDA
- a CDS encoding GAF domain-containing sensor histidine kinase — its product is MQYPKFVSNSNFYHMDNSKSDLQQLVAIAENLKAVHLLTAKHYDSFEQLIADYLKSGIEIFQMQTGIVSHISEDKKYTVKDVVTDLEVIHPGDEYELEGTYCREVYQTGETIGFPRVADIKELKDHPVYVNLKLEAYLSAPIFVNDELYGTLNFTSLIPREHGFSEHENDLISMMAASIGNFILLQEKEEKLKKKNIRISELIGYVSHDLRNPLGSINGLSKIALSRELSQEKIKSFFESIENTSARGLELVNTILNQAALSSGKITLEKSNFNLLNFINDILDAFSLLIKERKLNIVLEIDSDLIVYSDKARISQVFHNLLINAFKYSASDSEIKVNCYKEDSHIRCYISNIKSSDGVDSLDDGIYKSIGYGLHIVEDILQLHGTELKISQDEKNYSVSFDLEPS
- a CDS encoding GGDEF domain-containing protein, producing MSINYRYIFCSYNLFAFKDSQTQERFNEWRRPSRLKHISAISILTASLYLIFAYITRSFIPADILPLATLVHVYLVPSILILIALLAYFKIRYFLMTFLLIIAPIVAAIGNMLIVSEFEGYTTYQTELYLIIFWVFTVSGLKFIHALLSGLLIYISATLSAYLIYPMNTEAFVLHSFWMIAALSFGILSGYLLESSQKTIFLKKEELEKIAITDKLTGLYNRTMSDKVVKDELEKSKRYGHSFGLMMLDIDYFKNVNDTYGHLVGDDVLVEFTNILKKYTRSTDTLIRWGGEEFIIISLEVDKDGLMTLAEHIRKKVEGHNFKTVGTKTVSIGVTLNKDNDDINSIVQRADQALYKSKNSGRNRSNFLD